Part of the Miscanthus floridulus cultivar M001 unplaced genomic scaffold, ASM1932011v1 os_2295_1_2, whole genome shotgun sequence genome, GTGGCGGCGGCCTGCGCGGCCGCGGGCGCCGACTGCATCGACATCTCCGGGGAGCCCGAGTTCATGGAGCGCGTCGAGGCCGAGCTCCACGAGCCCGCCGCCAGGACCGGCTCGCTCATTGTCTCCGCCTGCGGGTTCGACTCCGTCCCCGCCGAGCTCGGCTTCCTGTTCCACTCCAGGCAGTGGGAACCACCGTCCGCGCTGGTCTCCGTGGAGGCGTACGTGTACCTGCAGTCGACCAAGAGGATCGTCGGGAACATCGGCACCTACGAGTCGGCCGTGCTCGGGGTGGCCAACGCCGCCCAGCTGCAGGCGCTGCGCCGGTCCAGGCCCAGGCGACCCAGGCCCAATGTGAGTTGATTGATATCCACTCTTTGCTGCTTCTCAATTGATTTCAAGTGCTTGTTCGATTACATGTTTCTTACTCCTTACAAGAAAAACCAAAAGAATACAGTGCTGCACTAGAACAATATTCACATCGGCTTATAATTAGTAGGTCTTAAAATCCTCAAGGATGTATTGGAACAACCACTTGAGTTAGAACTTAGAAGGAACATCCATCTGTAGTTTGGCATGATGGGCACACTGACTACTGACTGCAATAGTTGCCGGGCCAGATCTCAGACTCATGTCTGCTCTGTACACTATAGGCTACTATACTAGAATTTGCTGCTGCTATTTGATTTGTGCTAAAATTGGTTGTGTTTTGATGAAGCCATGTTGACATagacacatatatataacaacaacaacaacaacaaagcttttaagtcccaaacaaattggggtaggctagagttgaaacccaacagaagcaatcaaggttcaggcacgtgaatagctgtcttccaagcactcctatctaaggctaagtctttggatatattccatcctttcaagtcttcttttattgcctctatccaagtcaacttcggtcttcctctgcctctcttcacgttactatcctgacttaggattccactacgcaccggtgcatctggaggtctccgttgcacatgtccaaaccatctcaaccggtgttggacaagcttttcttcaattggcgctacccctaatctctcacgtatatcattgttccgaactcgatcacttcttgtatgaccgcaaatccaacgcaacatacgcatttccgcgacacttagctgttgaatatgtcgtcttttcgtaggccaacattctgcaccatacaacatagcaggtctaatcgccgtcctataaaacttgcattttagcttctgtggtacccttttgtcacataggacaccagacgcttgccgccacttcatccaccctgctttgattctatggctaacatcttcatcaatatccctgtccctctgtagcattgatcctaaatatcgaaaggtatccttcctaggcactacttgaccttccaaactaacatcttcctcctcccgagtagtagtgccgaagtcacatctcatatactcagttttagttctactaagtctaaaacctttggactccaaagtctcccgccataactccagtttctgattcactcctgtccggctttcatcaactagcactacatcgtccgcgaaaagcatacaccaagggatgtccccttgtatgtcccttgtgacctcatccatcactaaagcaaacaaataagggctcaaagctgacccttgatgtagtcctatcctaatcgggaagtcatccgtgtctccatcacttgttcgaactctagtcacaacattgctgtacatgtccttaatgagcccgacgtactttgttgggactttatgtttgtccaaagcccaccacataatattccttggtattttatcataagccttctccaagtcaataaaaaccatgtgtaggtccttcttcttctccctataccgctccataacttcttattaagaaaatagcttccatggttgaccttccgggcatgaaaccaaattggttcatagagacccgcgttattgctctcaagcgatgctcgataactctctcccatagcttcatagtatggctcatcaacttaattccccggtaatttgtacaactttgaatatcccctttattcttgtagatcggtaccaatatacttctcctccactcatcaggcatcttgttcgatcgaaaaatatggttgaacagcttggttaaccatactacagctatgtccccgaggcatctccacacctcgattgggataccatccggtcccatcgccttacctcctttcatccttttcaacgcatctctgacctcagattcttggattctccgcacaaagcgcctattggtgtcatcaaaagagtcatccaactgaaaggttgtgtccatattctcaccattgaacaatttgtcaaaatactcttgccatcgatgtcggatctcatcctcctttaccaagagatgctccctttcatccttaatgcacttaacttggttgaagtctcgtgtctttctctcacgaaccctagccatcctataaatgtcattctctccttccttcgtactcaaatgttggtaaagatcctcgtacgctctaccctttgccacacttacagctcgttttgcagtcttctttgccaccttatacttctctatgttgtccacactcctgtcatggtacaagcgtctatagcattctttcttctccttaatagccctttggacttcctcgttccaccaccaagtatctttagcctcgcgtccccttcctttggttactccacacacctctgaggctacctttcgaatgttggttgtcatcttgtcccacatattgtttatgtcgtcttcttccttccaagagccctctttgataactctttccctaaatacctctgacgtctcccctttcagtttccaccactttgttctttcaatcttagcttgtttatccctacgggcatgcacctgaaaacgaaaatctgccaccaaaagcttatgttgagaaacaacacactcccctggtatcaccttgcaatccaagcatgctcgtttgtcctttcttcttacgaggacaaagtcaatctggctacagtgttgtccgctactgaaggtcactagatgagattctctctttctaaagaaagtgttggctatcatcaggtcaaaagctaccgcgaagtccagaacttcctccccctcctgattcctactaccatacccaaaacctccatgaactgcctcgaaacctgcgcttgtagtacctacatgtccattaagatctcctataaaaagcttttcactactaggtatagctctaaccaggccatctaagtcttcccagaactgtctcttagcactctcgtcgaggcctacttgggggcatacgcactaattacgttcaagaccatatcaccaacgacaagcttgactaagataatcctatctccttgccttctcactcccaccacaccattcttgaggctcttatcaatcaaaactcctactccatttctattcgcgactgtccctgcgtaccaaagcttgaagcctgtattgtccacctccttcgccttctgacccttccatttagtctcttgaacgcataatatatttacacgcctcctagtcgtggtatcaactaattctcttaacttacctgtaagtgaccctacattccaactacctaaacggattctagttggttcgactagctttcttacccttcgcacccgtcggctctgatgcgaagacctttgctcatttttcactacacccgggcgccgatgtagcgcgccactaaggaagcgacgacccgatccttggttacttgacaccatgcccagatcacgacacggcgcgtcacgggggtgacgacccggcccttgccacATAGACACAAATATGCTTCCTGAAATTCAAATTAGCTTAGCTTCAATATATGTATTCCCAAATCTCCTAGTGTGCCAAGGTGTTATGATGGAATTGAATTGAATGGTGAAAGTTGTTCTGCTAGTAAACTTTCAATCCCTCTGACAAATCTTGAAATTAGCTCTCATACCCCCTGGATTTTCTTAGTCATTATAGAAATTATATGTGGCCATGTGGATAGACTGCTGGTATATGAACTCATAGCTCCTTTTTTTTCTGTGAAACTCTTTTATGAATTTCCTTCCCCATACTATCACCTTCATGCCGATATGTTAATTATTTGATCCTGTTAGGATGTTACTATTCGGTCAATCATTCGCTTCTTGTGTGCCAACTGCCAACTGCTAAATAGTCCTGGGGTGCCTTCAGAACAGCCTCCATACTTTCACATGCAAATGATGATTACCATGCCTTTTGTGTGTGCATGGAGTGGATTTTGATACTACTACTACACAGGAATTGTTATCTTATTTTGTCAAAATTCATCAAATTCTTTTGCAACTTCTTTTTGGTAAATGAAAGGCTCGGAGTTTGCATTTTGATGTCCTTAAATCACAGTGGTTGTATGCTTTTCATCTTTAATATGCTGTTGATATGCCTTTGTGGCATGTTATATTTTTTTAAGATAGTTTTCTTGAATCGAGAATGTCAAGATCCATATACGTCAATATCTGTAATTTTGCATTGAACTGGATTCACCCTTTTGTTGTCCATGATTAAGATTCTTAAGAAGCATAGAGCATAGTAGCAGTGCTTGAGAAGTATTTAGTTATTCCAATAAATGAAGATTTCATTTGTGTTAATTTTAAGATTCTTAACACAAATGAATGTTAACTTTAAGATGCCACTTGATGTGAAAAACATTAATTTGTGTTAACTTTTACTGAGCACATGTGAAAAGAATTTAGTTAttccaacaaaatttggagacattttATATGAGCAGATGAAGGGCTTCATTTGATTTGAAGAATCATCTACTAGTTTGTGCTGATGGTTGATGCCATTGATAGTTGTCAAACGCTACCACTTGCCACTATTCTAGTGAACCAGTTCAATTTCTTAATCCTACAAACACTGAACTTGGCCTTGAGCCTCATGACCATGGTTTGTTGTCCTCAACTGTATGACAATGTTCCTTGATCAATAACCACCATGTGCGTATACTGTATAAGTTCAGAGGAAATGTGAAAGCTATTAACGGcgtgttttataatatttttagtagCTCCAGACTTCATATATAAAACAAAAGGAAGAGTGAAACATTGCTTGATTAAGTAAAAGCAGATTAGATGAATTTGGTGATTCCATGATTTGGATTTTAAATAAGAGCTTTGCTACAGTGATTGCTAAGTACCAGAGGTGCTTTCCCCTCTGATTTTTGCTGGCCATTGATCAGACAagtacattttaaaatttgaattatgTAAGCTTTTTTTATTTGTCCTCCGCGTCCCCTGCTCTGTTACACTCTTCCTGTTGTTCTGAGACCCCCTGGATCCGCATCCAACTCCGTATCCCCTGCCGGGAGTTGGTCCAGTTCTGATCTCTCAATGCGCACAATTGCTGATCAGATAGTTTCTCAACTGTTTTTTCCCAAAAAGTTTTCCCCCTCAGAAcatgtgccattctttatttgtTTTTGCCTAGCTCCTGCCACGCCACTAAAACTTAGCAGTTTATCTCCCTTAATGCTTCGATATTTCCTAGTGGCTGTAAGTGACCGACAAATTGAGTCATAAGTCATAACTTGTAAGGGTGACCATGTGTCTGGTGAGGTGGTGACCGGTGACTGATTTCAGGTGCGTGACCATGCGTCCATTCCCCGATTTGGCCGATTTGGCAAAGCAAGTACTATTGTGTATTGCTTCCGGTTCTCATCGAGGTACACAAACTAGGTGATAAATAATTACTAGTGCTTGTTTCTGCCTCACTGATTGCTGGAGTACTATATCCTGGGTGAATCAGTGTCGACTTGCAGTTTAACAAACAACAACCAAGAATCAAAACTAGCAAATCATAAATTAGTGGTTCTAATGTAATGCTGCTAGATGGATCAAACTGATTTTTCCCCATAAAATAACCATTTAGCTCAATTCTTAAATCGATCAACTTAAACTTACACAAAGAACTCAATGTAACAGCTAACTATGTGAACTCAAATTAACCCATACGAACTAATTTTCTCTGGTCTAAACTGTAAAGTGCAATTACCAATTTACCATTTATttaaataaaaaaggaaataaTATGGGTACTGGTCTCACTCTTTTTTGTACTGTCCCTACTTGAGTATTTTTCCCTAAGTGCCTCCTATTTTCTTACTGTAGATCAGACATGATTGCTATTATATTAATTTCTTGATTAAAATTTTAGTTTAATAGATTTTGTGCTATGTGCAACCTTGGCTGTTTAATTTTTGCAGTATAATTCACACATCTATTTAAGACTTTGGTCCCTATATTCGTTGCAGAGACGATCTGTTTGTGAAATGAGCATGGCTGCTTTGCTAGACAACCATGTGAGTAGTTTTCTGGTATAAATGTTGATTAATGCTAAGATTTCTTCCTTTATGCAGATTCCAGGCCCTCCGCCTCCTAAAGGCTCACTGATTGAGGGTCAGAATCCTCTGGGAATGTGGGCTATGAAGTTGCCTTCCGCTGACACAGTGGTCCTGAAGAGAACTCTATCAACCTTGACTGAGCATCCTGAGGGCCTTCCTGGTGCAGAAGAAACCCCAGAGTACGCTGAACACAGGAAGAAGTTCTGGTCTTCTGTCAAACCTGCCCATTTCGGAGTGAAGATCGCCTCCAGATCCCTGATGATGCTCGTGCGCTTCATCTTCACTGGAATCTTCATTGGCCTGCTCGCCAACTTCTCCTTTGGCAGGTCCCTCCTGCTGAAGTACCCTGAGTTTTTCTCCACTGGGATGTTCAGGAGAGCCGGGCCGACTGAGGAAGAGGTGAAAAGCGCCTCGTTCAAGATGTGGTTTGTCGGGCACGGCTACAGCAACGTGGATAGCTCGTTGGAGCTCGGAAGAAGCAAGCCGGACAAGGAGGTGATCACCAAGGTTTCGGGACCTGAGATCGGTTACATCACAACTCCGATCGTGCTGGTGCAGTGCGCCCTCGTCCTGCTGAGCCAGCGTGCCAACCTGCCCAAGGGCGGCGTGTACACGCCGGGTGCCGTCTTCGGCCCTACCGACCTCCGGCAGCGCCTCCAGGAGAACGGGCTGTCATTCGAGGTTAACGCGACTAGGGCCATGCGCTGAAGTTCACTGCTCCATTCAGTGCATCCAGTGGAAAAAAAATGGGAGAAGGATGCAACCTGAGCAATAATAAGCGCAAAGTAGCGACTTAATTGTGTGTGTGGTATAGTCCTATGGAATCTTACTACCACAATACCTTCTAAAGTACTCCGTACCTAGTTTCTTATTCGTATGCTGTGTTTATATGAGGTGACAATAGGAAAACGCTGTGCTAATCCGTGTCATCGTGTCCTGTAGAGAGGGGTTGCAACGTGTAATGCCAGACTCGGCATGCTATGCGCCTATGTGGAAGGAAAGATGCTACCAAGTGCAATACGTGAGGTCCAAATTCTGAACTGGTGTTGCTTTCTATGTTATTGTGGACATTGTTTAGCCTAAATTATCATTTAGCTcatttacacaccgtttaaacgttACACATGGTACACCGTTTCTGATTTTTttgtttaatcggttgttttgaccgtttaagcGGCAATTTTGGCTGTTTAAACACACGTCTTGCCTGAATAATGGTGCCCGCAAAAAAGTTCTTCGACTTTGAGTGAGGGCCACCCCCTACGATCTTCCTCTGATCCAGACGTACAGTGATTGCATTTGAGCGTTCTATCATCTGGCGAGCGTAAGCTTTGGACTCACAAAGTCACGATTTTACCTACTACTAGATCCGCATGTTTTTTTAACTCTTCTGTATCCGTATCTTCGTGATGCTATACAGTGCAAAAGGTTCTCAGGAAGCAGAAGGTGTTTTGGAAGAAGCGTTTCCAAACGAGGTCTTAGCTTGTTTTTTTTACTAGAATAGGAAGGCCAAATTCTTCATGGCAGGCTAAACTTTGGCCATCAAACCAAATAGAAGCCAAAATATCAGTCATGAGCACATGACCAGTATTTTGTTTGGCACTGTAAAACCAGAACCAAGTGTTTGGCGTCTGGTGATGCATGCCAAGCCGCCTACTTTGCAGTTTCGACGCAACTAGCGCCCGGGCGTTCGGAGCGAGCACGCGCCAGGACGTCCCTCGGGACCATCCGATTGAGATAATAGTAGTCGTCTAAATCCCATCGAATAAAGCAACGACGGAAATAAATCAGACCTATCCGATGCAATAGAACGAGCGTGCCCTCGCCTCTGAAAAcgagccccccccccctccccgtgCGGCCCATCCCCCGTTGCGCCGTCGTGCCTCATCGTGTCACCATCCCCCGCTGGGCCGCCATCCCATACGCGCCAGTTGCCTTCCATGCCCATCCCCACCGTGCTCCATCACCCGAATGTCTAATGAGAAATTTTTCATCGGGAGATCTGTTGCAACACGAAGCATGCAACATAAAAAAAGTCTACCACAACATCAgaacaaggctactgcaacaatagaacaaagctactgcaatgcgagatgcaaGATTTGAAAAAAGAGACTAAtacaacaaagaaatattacttgttgcaacatcagAACAAAGCTACGGCAACAACATAACAAAAGCGCAATGCGAaaagcaacatcagaaaaaaaaactgatacaacaaagaaatattacttgttgcaacatcaaaacaaggctactgcaacaacagaacAAAACACAATGCGAgaagcaacatcagaaaaaatagactaatgcaacaaagaaaaattactTGTTGCGACATCAGAACCAGGCTactgcaatgcgagatgcaacatcagaaacaaaaaagagagactaatgcaacaaagaaatattacttgttgcaacaacaAAACAAGGCTAGTGCAACAGAGCTCGTCGAAACCCTAGCCACCACCGCGTCTcttagatccagaggaggaggaggagggctcagatccaaaggaggaggagagggagtgcTTAGATacagaggaggaggcggaggaggaggtagGGGAGGGCTCAGATACAGAGAATGACCgacctacctcgtcggagccACCGCGGTCATCCTTGTCTCCGGTGGGGGGAGGAAGCGAGGGAGCGAGGGAGGGAGTGTAGGCGGTGGGATGACTGCGAGCTGTGGGGCGTGGCGTCCGTCCCAAGGGCGCAAGT contains:
- the LOC136534781 gene encoding probable mitochondrial saccharopine dehydrogenase-like oxidoreductase At5g39410, producing MAPPEPEVFDVVIFGASGFTGKYVIREALKFLNSSSTSPLRSLAVAGRSRDRVAAALRWAAAPAPPPEDVPILAADTSDPASLAALAARARVVLSCAGPFRLHGHAVAAACAAAGADCIDISGEPEFMERVEAELHEPAARTGSLIVSACGFDSVPAELGFLFHSRQWEPPSALVSVEAYVYLQSTKRIVGNIGTYESAVLGVANAAQLQALRRSRPRRPRPNIPGPPPPKGSLIEGQNPLGMWAMKLPSADTVVLKRTLSTLTEHPEGLPGAEETPEYAEHRKKFWSSVKPAHFGVKIASRSLMMLVRFIFTGIFIGLLANFSFGRSLLLKYPEFFSTGMFRRAGPTEEEVKSASFKMWFVGHGYSNVDSSLELGRSKPDKEVITKVSGPEIGYITTPIVLVQCALVLLSQRANLPKGGVYTPGAVFGPTDLRQRLQENGLSFEVNATRAMR